Below is a window of Nicotiana tabacum cultivar K326 chromosome 19, ASM71507v2, whole genome shotgun sequence DNA.
gtaccgcctcaccccaatgtatgcgggtggaggtgcagtcccccaataccataatccctacacaaagcggtcatgccgcttcaccccaatatatatccgggtggaggtgtatcagaATCACAATATCTATACcctaatccccacacaaagcggtcatgccgcctcaccccaatgcatgcgggtggaggtgtatcacaatcataatctctacacaacttggcataataactttcacataaatcacgactagaaattataacatgtggatacataatccatagtttgggacacatcctcattttataatgcaatatgataagagcatttgaaatgcgacttgaacatatatcttcatcacaaaacttatcggaatactcgatttatattcagcatctcggaacttacaaggatattgggaattccaattcttaaagaagagtttagccaacatacctcacttgagcttccttacactctaaatgttccagaattcttagcaacttcaatctattttagaaatataacaaattaaacaaaaattaggaagatgatcatggttctagctcatttgagaattttatcaaacactaggtgtgcacaaggtttcaaggtctttttatggaggattccatcatcccacaacccaatctttaccatgcttagttcaacaatcttcctacacccattgatatcacatgcatgtaaaataatcaactctcatgcccaaaacttatcttgctaattacccattttcagatgatttcgaaattagggtttagggtgtagaatcttacctctacgatgaagacctagtgagcttgccttcttaattttccaaaacatgagcaagaattgaagaacaattattgaagaacaccttctcactctagggaacTCTTTCTAACTCTAAAATGTGAGATTatctctccaaaattgcccaaaacatgtatttaacgaagtagggtcgggttttaaaacccaaaaattaagctccggaataggttctgcggtcgcatatgtgaccgcataatggttatgtgaACCACATATCAGTCGCATAATttgttacaaaatagccaaaagaacttcctgtgtatgcggtcactatgcggtccgcataagtgttatgcggtcgcataatgcaccgcataacagttatgcggtcgcatagtcgaccgcatagctacTTCCATAAtagccctctcctgctcacttctgcggccattatgcagcccgcagagtgattaagcggttgcataatggaccgcacaaACACACTTTTTcgggcaccatgaaacattattttctttgcaaattttaccaggccttacattaagtactttgaaattttccagGGTGTTACACGATGGAAGCTCGGGACGGAGCCGTATGTGGCAGAAGTCTAACGTACGGTTCTCTGAGAAGGGAGTGGCTACCTACTGGAGCTTTGACCAAGCACCACCGGTCAATTCCTCTTTGGGGCCACCCCTAAATCTACCATTATTATAAGGGTATGGGGTTTGAGACAAAGAAATATCAAGGTAGCATATTAGTTTTTCCTCTATACTTTACTTGGATTTATTTTGATGCTATTAGCTATTGTGTTGATTCTTCTCCAAATAGGAACAACCGATTTACAAATCTCATTAACCACAGAATTTACTGAGCAGCGCCAAATCTTTCTATGGATTGCTTCTTTCGCCTTTTTGCGCCATAAAAGTGCCTATTGTACCAGTTCATGTTTGGTTATCCGAAGCTCATGTAGAGGCACCTACGGCAGGATCCGTCATCTTGGCAGGAATTGCTTTAAAATTTGGAACCTACGGGTTTTTAAGATTTTCAATACCTATCTTTCCCGAAACGACACTTTGTTCCACTCCTTTCACTTATACTTTAAGCGTGATTGCTATAATATATACTTCCTCGACCACCTTAAGGCAGATCGATCTTAAGAAGATCATTGCTTTCTCCTCAGTAGCTCAAATGAATCTGGTGACTATTGGTATGTTTAGTCGTGCGGCGGCCGTTAGGTCACTTATTTTGAGTTATAGACACACAAGGCAAAAACATGTGTGTCGGGCACGCGACCCATCAACCTACTAGCAATGGGGGAGAAAGCATAGGGGATACCCTTAGCAAAACACTGCCATCTATTCCAAAAATGAAAGCCCCTTAGCACCCCGGGACGGGAATAGGGGATGACCCTACACGCAAGCAACAATAGCACCGGCTATACGAAGTGAGAATCGAATCTTTCTGTTGGCTTTCCCAATTCATTCGTAAATAATAATTGAAGGGCGTGAAGCGAGTAATTCGAGCTGCTTCGCCTGCTTCTTATTATGGAAGATATGCTTTCGTGGATAAAATGAATGAAAAGCGAGATGAACGTGCTATTTTCAAATCGATTGATAGATAGACTGATCTGTTCTAATAGATCGAAAGAGATAGAGAGGGAATCTCTCAAGAATAAGGGGAAATCTCCTATTTCTATCTATTGATGACACAACTATCTATTCTTGATCTATCAGAAAGAAATTGATATGTATCTGACGGAGTCTACATCGTACGTAGAGCACCCAAGGGCTTTTTAGGCCAGCTCAGTTCTCTTATCCACCTTGACGCATTCCCTTATCTCCCCGGTACCATCCCACACAGAAAGAAAGAGCGTAGAGTTTCGGGCCGACTTGTAGGTCCGCTAACGTAAAGCGAGGAGTTGAGTCTGAACTGGCGAACCGAAGTCACTTTTGGAACCATACTTCCTACAGCTAACATGTGTCTAGTCGAGCGGGAACGAGCAACGCAAATGAACCTTAGCTGCTATACCGAATCCCCCGCTGGACATCGGTGACCGAGTGGTAAGTCCATGATCCGGAGGGGAACAGATCACTCATTCTTCCATTGGGGACAGGTGCACATAAGACAACTCCAAACATCACACATCTGCCGCCTACTTACCATTTATGTGGCACCAGCGAGATCCAACTAAGGTAAGGAACATTGTGTTGCGGCTGCTCCACTCCTCTACACTGTGGTCTCATGAAATGAACTCCGTTGCCTTCCCGCACGCGAAGCGAATGGCACTATGCCGTGGGTCAGTTTCGGGGTGGGGAGCGAAGAGAGACTAGAAGAATGATTCATTTGGATTGACGAGCTTTTTCAGCCCAAAAACAAAGAATCAATGGAATGTTTGTCTATCCATGAACATCTATTCTATCTATATATCTAAGGGTTCTTTCTATACATATAGATTTGTTTTATGGAATGATATGATAGGCTAGCCGTAACCGCATATCAGCTACGCTCAATGCAGGATTTTTGTTGGATCACATCTTTTGGGAAGCTTTTGGACCTAGCGAAAAGGGCTCTAAGACTTCACGCAACCAAGCACGAGAGAAGCGGAGCACGAAGCTACCGCTTCCCCCGATAGACTAAAATACAACAGTCGCGACATACTTTGATTCAAAAGAAAGGCGAAGGGTTTGGCAATAAGGAAACGCCTTTCTATCATAGTTTCAAGGGTTCGAAACCTTAACTACTTAAGTTCCAAAGGATGCTTTCAGTTGGTTTCATAATGGGGTTGTTCACTACAAACTATCAGCGCTCAGTGCTGTCTTAGATTGAACGTTGACTTATCTTATTGCTGTTCAATCTCTAAGGCGGGTTTCAGCTGAGAACGGAATAATGTTCGTGTCTAAAGGTGAACAAAGCCCTAGATCTAGAGTTCACTGCTTTTCCCATGCCAGAGAAGGGATTATACTGCTCACCTTTGTTTGATTTGTTCATTCAGTACCAATACAAACTAAAACTACACCAAAGTGGAAGGGCCAGTATAGAAGCTAGAAGTACCTAGCCTATAGTAGTACCTAGCCTAAGCTTACCCAGAAGTTCGATGAGCTTCCCTTTATTCGCTTCGCGGGAGCCGTACAACACATAGCTAGAAGTCAGAGGGCCCATACTACCTACCTAAACCTTCACTCTAAGGGACTTTAGATTGGAAAGCACCTTCTAACATAGGGCTACGGAGGTACGGTAAACTTGGCCAAAATATGAGACCCGAAGGGCCCGACGCGCACAATCCTATCCTATCCTATCCGAGTCTGAGTTTACCCTTGTACAACGGACATCCGTCTGTAGCCTCTTAaggatccccccccccccccccttcgaGGTACAAAAAGAGTACAGTACATAGGAGGTTCGTTTTTCTCAACATGGTGTATAGCACGAAAAACCTTTCGATACAAGACAGGGTCGTTCACATTAAAGTAAAAAATGAATACTTTCTTATCTTCTTTCCCAAGAGGGAAAGAGAAAGAGGGTCTTATGGAGGGAGGGGGAGGGGAAAGGCTTGGGCCTAGCTATCCCGATAGGACCCCATAAAAGAACGGTAGTTGTTGAGAGGTTCCATATTGCCAAGACGTAGGATAGCACTTTTGTACGTGATCGTAGTATGTCACTTCATCTCGGCCCCACTGCATCGAAGAGTACCAAGCCTGATAAGGAAGATAGAGTTGGGTGGGAGATACATGCAAACTATGGGTAGGAAGCAGGAACCATTACATAAAATAATTCAGGGGGGTTACAGATCTCTTATACTACCGTCGATCTATAGAGCGGAACGACTAGAAAAAGAAGTTAAGTTAGAAAGCCATATAATAGGTGGTAACTATGTTGTATAATTCAGGGGGTAATCGGCGTACTTCGATCAGTGGGGGGAATCTTTGGCTCTATCAAACATACAGGGAAGTGGAGGTCGCGTTCTACCGATGTCAAGTCATGGAATGTTTTCTTCGGCCCTTTTTCTATGTGTTGGTGTTCTATATGACAGGCATAAGACTCGACTTGTTAGATATTATGGAGGTTCAGTGAGCACAATGCCGAATCTCTCTACCATTTTCTTCTCTTCCACTTTGGCCAATATGAGTTCACCGGGTACTAGCAGCTCTATCGGGGAATTTCTCATCTTAGTAGGAGCTTTCCAAAGAAATATCTTAGTAGCCACATTAACTTTGCTTGGGATGATTTTAGGCACGGACTAATCCCTTTGGCTATATAATAGTGCGGTTTCAGAGAATTTAAAACCCGATTTCCTCCATAAATTCTCTGATTCAAATGGGTGAGAAGTTTCCATATTTATACCTTTTCTTGTTGGAGGGGTGATCGTATGTTAAAATACAAAAGAAACTAGGGTAAACCAATGTGATCATGACATTGTAGGTGCTTGCGATAGGACGGATGCGACTTCCCTCAGTTGGTTTGGGTGGCATAGCACGTTGCATAAGTCCCCCCCCCCTTTATGCATTTCTTTAGTCTTTAGGGAGCCAAAGCTTGAAATTACTAAACTAATAAATAAGGCTAGCTCTAGGCACTTAAAATTTTGGCTGTAGGGTTGGGGTGGCTTGCTGGGCGAGACTGACAGAAAGAAAGGACGGGGGGCAATCATGCACGATACTTCTCGACCCTATCTCTGAGGGCCAGTTGAACTAGCGACTCATGAATGCTGCTGGGTTGGACAAGCCAACAACTCGAAGGCGTTCGGTCAATTTTTTGAGCAAGAATCACAACCTTACCTTATCTTCGCCATGATACAGACTCCAAGTTCTTATGGCAGAGCACGAGGCAATTTATCATCAATATGATGATTGGAATGGAAACCACAAGCACGACTGGGATCCTCGTGGTCCAAGATAATCAAACCATCAATAACAGTAACGTAAGCATGAGACTTTTTGGTAGTACCGGTGAACCAGATGGCCGCGGTGATGGAATCTGGGATGGTGGACTTATAGTATCTCTGTAGACCCCCTAATATAATTCGAATGGAGGCTGACTGCTGAGCCCACTCTGGCCTCGCAGGGCGGGCCCCTGTAGTTGCGAGCTGGAGCTGCCATAACTTAGGAGGGCCACAGTAGAGAAAAAACTCAAGATAACGAGCTCTCGGCCCGCCAAGTGGGCTGCAGGAGCAGCGGGCAAGTGCTTGGTAAGCCAAAAGCCTAGTGAACCGGGCGGGGCACTCGAAGAAAGGGGGCACACTGAGAAAATATGAGAAATTGGCCTCGCTCCCCTTTCTTAAAAGCAAGGACCACTACGGGAGGTCAAACCAAGGATCTATGGAAGTGGGGGCTCGTCCCCGATCAATATTGGATCAAACAATAGGGGTCCGTAGCactgacctcttttttttattgattcaatACAATAAGGGAAAAGATCGTACAGTTCCTTACCGAGACAAACTCTCAACGGATCCTTCGCATGCTGGGAATACCAATTCTGTGCATCTTTCTCATGGCGGCAACAGAACAACAGGGAAAGACCCGGCCCAGGGCGAGCTTTATTTATTTAAGAGAGAATGGGGATTGAATCGAATTATGTTTCAGTTCTTTGGGGGCTTTTGGGCCCGTCTCGATCTTTTTCTACGTTGAGAAGGGGGAAGGATTCTAAATCAATGGACATTAATGAACCATCATTGATAGACGTTGCACATAACATGATCAATTCAACTCAAGGTCCAGCACTAATAGAAGTTTCTTACTTTCCCAGTAGCGAAGGAAAGGGTAGGTCCTTTTACAAAGTAATAGTGGGCGTGTCTCATGAGATCTATGTCGTCCGTTGGAATCAAATGAAGGTCAAAGGGCCATTCGATTCATTAAGGGGCATAGTGGCACCCTCGCCCGGTGCCATTTCCGGACCTAGCAGCAAACGGGCGGGCTGTGCCCGATTTTAGACCGGACCGGACTCTTCTTTGATTGAGATGCTCTTAAGCACACAGACCGAAGAACTCACTTATCGTGGACAAGTACATAGAGATCTTCGTGGGACAGTGGAGGGACTCTCAATTGATCTTTTCTAGGATTCTTTATCACGACACACATGGAGATCTTTCCATTGATAGATCAGAGGGTCCCTCCTTGAACAAATTCTTAAAGGTTAGGTTACTACCTGCTTCAACGGAAGAGGTTTACTTTGTACCGCCCGGAGGTCATATAGATTGGAATCTGGAGCGATAAGAACGAAAGGATTGGTGTGGCCATAGCTACAAATACTGGCGCTTCAAATTATATTCTAAGGGTGCTACTGAAAGCCTTTTTTTAGGTCCTATAATAGGGAGGTATAAGCCTCGAAAGCCTTTGGTACTTCATTAGGGTCGGACGGCTTTCTTTTCCCCAGCTTGGCAAATCGCATCCCCACACAACGACATTCTTTGTTTGTGCGCCCCTTATAGTTCTTGCTCAGTCTTTCAACGGCTGGGAAGGCAGTCGTAGAAATGAAGCCTATCACCATGCCGACGATCAAATATGAGATTGAGCCCCTTCTTAAAGATTTGATGGAATGTCCAACCCCACCCAAGAGCGCTTATATCATAGGAGAACTCATGGGTAGAAACAATCCTTATGGTTTGTTTTGATATCCGGTAGGAATAATAAAAAACAAGTCTAAGTTGGTTGGTGAGCCTAGTGATAGGAGACTATCTAGCTTACTTCGGATAGCACTTGTTGGGTTAAATATTTATTTGTTGCTAAATGTTACGGCCTAAATGCTGAACTATTGACTCTACTTGTTCGAATGGGTGTTCAGCCCAAAGTGTTCTCGGACCGCATGCATACACCCGTAAGTAACTTAGTGCAACATGGAAAATTTCAGTAAGAGGAATCAGCAAAGAGAAGAAAAACGGGTCAACAACATGAACATGTGCATTTGATAGATTGTCCTCGGGCTGAGGAGTGTCCACATGAGTTCGTTGAGGTGTTTACACAGGCATGTGGTCCTCTTTTATATTCTGTCAAGAGTTAGGATTGCTCCACCTAAGTAGAACTAAAAGAAGGAATTGGAAAAGAAAATGGGGAGCTATTGTGAAGCCTAGAAAGGTGGAAGCGGAAAATCTCTTATACCGAGTTCTCCAGCAGTACCATAGCTTAGTAGTAACACTCTTTCTACCGGCGTGATGCTGCTGGATGCTTCTGATCAATAGAACACGAAGAGGAGGAAAACAAAAAGCTTATGCTGAGCATCTATTTGAGTCGATCATTTCCAAGATCTAATTCCAGTTTTTTCTTATGTAGTGAAAATGCCTTGCAATCTGAAGTTTTACGCTTAATGGAAGAAATGTTCTTGGTAGATGGAGGACTTGGGACACCCAGAATTTGTATGCAAGATGAGCCTACAGGAGTGCAAACCAACCGAGACACAAGGTTTGAGAATAAGGTGGGATTCCTGGATCTAGTGGCCGGTGAATCACTGATCAAAGAGCATATTTTGGAGAGATTCTTCATTGATCTAGTGGCCGGTGAATCACTAATCAAAGAGCGAGCAGCTGCCAAGTTTAATGATTTAGTGGGATCTACAGATGTAATGGCTGGTGAACCGCTTCTTCTTCTGCCGTGTAGATTCAGACAAAACCGAGCTTGGATGGAACTGAACAAGATTTTGTGAACGAATACAAAGGTCAAAGGCTTTATTATTGAGAAAGTAAAATGAGGTTATTTAGTAGCCATCACAGGTTTCATTACTTTTCTTCCATTCCGTCTCAGAAGGAAAATGATTTCGAATGATCGATTCACCATTGAGAACATTAACCCCAAAAGGATGAATATTGTGGTGTTCTAACAGCGGTAGATTAAAGAAGAACTTGACCGCTGACAAATAAAAAGAGAACATTTTGAATTATGATGCCTAGCGTCCCCTGATAACCTAGGATTAGTGGTGATAGGGCTGATGTGGTATCTCGAAAACTGGGATTTGATGGTCTTTGTAGAGCGGATCCCATGGGCTTCTCGGGTAGAGGTTGGTTGAAGATGATGTGATGCAAGGGAACGTCTACGAAAAAGCTATCGTAAAGTTTCGTTCTTCATTTCATCATCGATCAATCTATCACTCAATCAACGGCCACTTTGTCATTGTCTGATTTTTGGTTGTCTGATCACACTTGAAATTATTAATCTACGTATCGTATTTTTACCCCGGATCGGTAGTTTTGTAGCAGGTTATTTCATACGTTTTCTAGGAAAAGAAGGAACCGCTATTATAACCACTACATGCATTTCATTCTCTTCGATCTTCTCCTTGATTGCTTTTTATGAAGTCGCACTAGGAGCTAGTGCTTGCTATCTAAGAATTGCTCTATGGATCTCATCAGAAATGTTTGATGCTTCTTGGGGCTTCTTTGGTGACCGTGAAGTCACCGGATGAATTGCTGAGTAAATAGATCAGATCCGAACGCGGCTGTTGCTCTGTGGTGATACGGACTCGACCCGCTCCTACCCACTTCGGGGTACCATAGCATGTCGGGAATAAAGGGGGACATACTGGATGTAACCACTCCCTTGGTTGGGGTTGTGCCACCCTGCCTTTCGATCGATACACTGTTGAGGAGGCCGATCACGAACGCTACAGGTGTGGGAGAGATCCTGGTTAGGGAAGGCAAAGACGGCGCCTCGTATATGGGTAGCAAGAGGGCGCTTATGCCCCGACGGTGGGGCCTTATGGGGAAGGGCCCAGCCCAATAGGGATAGCACACCCCACACTTCAAGCGCACCTTTGTATCGACTGAATCACTCTTTTGGTCTAGTCGGTGGAACCGGTGAACCACGCGAGCTGGTTAGATGCGTGGGGTAGAGGGCTCATAGTACCCACTATGATTGATCCCGCCTTTTCTAAGCTTCGGTAGTGAATCACCTACTAAAGGGGAAGGCCTGCATGCCTTATTTAAGACTACTAAGACAGGCGATGGACTCTTTTATTAGTTAAGGGAAGAAGGGGCCTAAGCACGGTAGATGTCGTGCAGTTGAGTGGCAAAGGAAAGCGAGACCTTACCTGTTTTCCAGACTTGTTTGGACATACGGTTCCCGCGGAAGATCAAGTTGGTGAGCCGTATGATGGAAAATCATCCCGTATGGTTCGGATAGAACTGAATTAGAATGAGAGGTTTACCACCACATAATTGCATGCAAGGGGAGCTCGCTCGATTCGCAGATTGGTCCGACTCGTAATTCACTTCTGACCCCGTGTTCGATAGCTCGAAGGTAGTGATGTTAATTGTGATTACATTCATAAGTAGCTTAGTCCATCTTTATTCCATTTCATATATGTCTGAGGATCCGCATAGCCCTCGATTTATGTGTTATTTATCCATTCCTACTTTTTTATGCCAATGTTGGTGACTGGAGATAACTCTCTTCAATTATTCATTGGATGGGACGGAGTAGGTCTTGCTTCATATTTGTTAATTCATTTCTGGTTTACACGACTTCGGGCAGATAAAGCAGCTATAAAAGCTGTGCTTGTCAATCGAGTAGGAGATTTTGGATTAGCTCGTAGGATTTTGGGTTGTTTTACTCTTTTTCAAATAGTAGACTTTTCAACCATTTTTGCTCGTGCTAGTGCCCCTAGAAACTCTTGGATTTCTTGTTATATGAGATTGAATGCCATAACTCTTATttgtattttactttttattgGTGCTGTTGGGAAATCTGCACAAATATGATCGCATACTTGGTCACCTGATGCTATGGAGGGTCCCACTCCAGTATCCGCATTGATTCATGCAGCTACTATGGTAACAACTGGCATTTTCATGATATCAAGGTGCTCCACTTTATTTGAATACCCACTTACGGCTTTGATTGTTATTACTTTTGAGGGAGCTATGACGTCATTCTTTGCGGCAACCACTGGAATATTATAGAATGATCTAAAGAGGGTCATTGCTTATTCAACTTGCAGTCAATTAGGCTATATGATCTTTGCTTGCGGCATCTCTAACTATTCGGTTAACGTCTTTCACTTAATGAATCATGAGTTTTTCAAAGCATTACTATTCGTGAGTGTAGGATCGGTGATTCATGCCATGTCAGATGAGCAAGATATGTAGAAGATGGGGGGCTTGCCTCCTTGTTCCCTTTTCCTATGCCATGATGTTCATGGGTATCTTATCTctaattggatttccttttctAACTGGATTTTATTCCAAAGATGTGATCTTAGAGCTTGCTTATACTAAGTATACTATCAGTGGGAACTTTGCTTTTTGGTTGGGAAGTGTCTCTGTCCTTTTCACTTCTTATTACTCCTTTCGTTCACTTTTTCTAACATTTCTAGTACCAACTAATTCATTCGGTGAGGCATCTTACGATGTCATGATGCGCCCATTCCTATGGCCATTCCTTTAATACTTTTGGCTCTCAGGAGTCTCTTTGTAGGATACTTGGCCAAAGTGTGACCTGTTAGCCCATAATTAAGTACTGTAACAAAGCGTCTATTGCTCATCCGACATGATCGTACGAGGTCACACTTCACCCAACATGATCATCCGAGGTAAACAAGAATTGGGGATCGGATGCGGGCAAAATTCccgcaaatggctgagatgttcAGTCGACTCACTCCCCCTTTGTGGGGGTCCTGACCCGTACGAGGGAGTAGAAAAGAGGCCCTGGTGAAACGTCATAATTAGTGAACAAGTGTAAGCTTCGCTGCCAAACAGTATGGAGCACTAACCACACCGATGGACAGACCCTGAAGCAAAGGATGGGAACGAGCGGAATCAATGTGTTCCAATTTCTGGCCTTGCACCGACCATCCAATGGACCATGGACTAAACGGCCActgcctccccccccccccacacacaagGTACATCTCATGCCTATGGGCTACTATAACTATCCAAGAAGACACTCAAAACTGGAAGGAGAAACAAACCCACCCGGTGGACTGCCGATCGGAAATTCCTATGACACAGGAGCGGGATTCTCTAAAATGCCAAGGTTGTGGGTGGCCAATAGGGCCCACTTGTATACTTGGGATCTCCGTAGAAAATACGAAGGTTGCAACAAGCCAGTCGTTCGAAGAGAGTCGGTAGCTAAATGTTCATCCTTCATTTGCGGTCGATGTTTCGGCTTTTTCAGT
It encodes the following:
- the LOC142173643 gene encoding LOW QUALITY PROTEIN: NADH-ubiquinone oxidoreductase chain 5 (The sequence of the model RefSeq protein was modified relative to this genomic sequence to represent the inferred CDS: inserted 4 bases in 3 codons; substituted 3 bases at 3 genomic stop codons) encodes the protein MEEMFLVDGGLGTPRICMQDEPTGVQTNRDTRFENKVGFLDLVAGESLIKEHILERFFIDLVAGESLIKERAAAKFNDLVGSTDVMAVSFFISSSINLSLNQRPLCHCLIFGCLITLEIINLRIVFLPRIGSFVAGYFIRFLGKEGTAIITTTCISFSSIFSLIAFYEVALGASACYLRIALWISSEMFDASWGFLFDSSKVVMLIVITFISSLVHLYSISYMSEDPHSPRFMCYLSIXYFFMPMLVTGDNSLQLFIGWDGVGLASYLLIHFWFTRLRADKAAIKAVLVNRVGDFGLARRILGCFTLFQIVDFSTIFARASAPRNSWISCYMRLNAITLICILLFIGAVGKSAQIXSHTWSPDAMEGPTPVSALIHAATMVTTGIFMISRCSTLFEYPLTALIVITFEGAMTSFFAATTGILXNDLKRVIAYSTCSQLGYMIFACGISNYSVNVFHLMNHEFFKALLFVSVGSVIHAMSDEQDMXKMGGLPPXVPFSYAMMFMGILSLIGFPFLTGFYSKDVILELAYTKYTISGNFAFWLGSVSVLFTSYYSFRSLFLTFLVPTNSFGEXILRCHDAPIPMAIPLILLALRSLFVGYLAKV